GGGAGAGACACTgccttgaagcccagaaaggctgtGTGATGGCTGGTGAGGCAGAGGTCTCTACCTATTAATAGTTGCCACTGCTAGAAGGCTACAGGCATTGGCAAGCAAATGAGGTCTCAGATTTTCCTTGTCCCAGGGCAGGAATGCCTCCAGGGACCATAATGCAGGTCACACTGCACATTTTGTTTACAATGGGCACAAACACACAACAGGACTTTAAGCTTATTAAATTCAGAATATTCCTGAGAAGGTATCAGCTATGGGCCCAAGGTCCCAACATCACAATAACAAATATCAGCTAGTTCAGGGACACATTCCAGACACATGCAAAAGGCCTTCCTAGCAGCAGGTGGGTCTTTCCCCAAAAccttacctgggtcctctccagaGAGGCACACACTCCCATGCACCTACCCTCCCAGGACCCTCCCCCAACACACTCCACAACCGAGTTGGCCTGCTGGCTACGTGAGGCTACTCATTAGACAAGGTGACACTGAAATTTCATGTAGAAGGCAGGAAGGGCCACTGTCAAGAGACCTTGAAAAGGAAATGAGTTCAGAACTTGGGGGTGTGGAAGGGTAGGTGAACCCACCAAGAAGTGGCCACCCAGTCAGGAAAGACCTGCAGACCAGCACCTCAGAGCTCCAGGTACCCTGACCGCTGCTCAGATGAAGTGGATCCAGCTCTCTTCACACTCCCCACGTGGCATGTGCAGAGCGTGGTTGCGACATGTGAGGCTGTAGTCACGGCTGTCGTTGTTGTCCCAGTACTCAGCACCGGCCACTCGGTAGCGAAGGGCGAAGTGCACACGCGATCCAAGCTCTAGCAGGAAGGGTGGCACCGGGAAACCGAAGGCAAAGACGTCCTCCGTGCCTTCAGAGCTTGCCGGCCCGCGCCACCGCGCCACCGCTTCGTGCGCATTGCGCCAGCTGGAGAAGGTGTAGCGCACGGCCACTTGCTTCTCGAAGGCCACGTTGCGCACGCGCACCGTACCACTGATACCCAGATCGGAGCAGGTGACCCGCTCCAGGCACACGAGCTGGCGCTGCAGACGCTCGCCGAAGTCAGCGGCCTCGACAGGCGGTGGGAAATCTGGCACCAGGCACCGCAGAGTGAACTCCAGGTCCTGGCTGCTGCAACACAGGTCCGAGTTGATGGCTAGCCGTGACAGCACGTGCAGCGGCACTGACGGGTCATCTCCCGCATTAAACACCTTGACCTGGGCCAGCTCCAGGCCCAGAGCATCTGCGAAGCGCACGCGGAGCTGCCGGCTGCAGCCTGGCCGACACGCAGCGCCCGGCGCACCCGAGGCCTTCGGGCGGCGCTCTGGGGAGCTGGGCAGTGAGCGCGCTCGCCTCAGGATGATGGGCCGCAGCTGGGGGTCGCAGCCCGTGGGGGCGGGGGCCAGCGGCGCGCGGCCCGGGCTCTCCGGGGGCCTACAGGGCCTCGGCTCCGGGGCTGCGCCCCTGTCCAGGTCCGATAGGCAGCTGAGGCTCCGGGGAGCAGGCTTCCGGAATCCCAAGGCTGGCGGTAGGATGGTAGAGCCTGGGCCTCTGGACATGGCGCGGCCGTCGGTCCGGCGGTGGGAGTCAGAACCGCGGGGCAATCTTACCACTCCTAGCCGGCTTCCTCCGTGTCCCCAGTCCTGTTCCGAAGCCACTGGGTGTCCGCCGGATCTGCAACCTTGCAGGGGACCCTGAGCCTGCCACGCCCTCCCCTCAATTCCTCACCTTAGGTCCTCGGCTTCACCCAAGGAGGGGGGGGGGCACCAAGTATTTTCCAGGGCGCCAAGTGCTTCTCTGGTGGAGCTGCTCTGGCCACCCCGAGAGGGCAGCGCGCACCTCCTCTCGCTCAGCTGGGCTTACGGGAAGGGCGCGCGGCCGAGGGCGCCTCCCACCTCCCCGTCCGTGGGTTTCTTATAGGGCTGCAACTCCAGCGGGCGCAACTTCCCGGCGCGCCTCCGCCCCGCCCCTCGTGACGCCGCCGCGGGCGGGCCCCGCCAGCCCAGCGCCTCCGAGCCCCGCGCCCGCCACGCCGCCGCGCCTGCCGCAGCGCGCCGCAGTCCGTCCCCTGCGCGGCGCCGGAGCCAGTGGGCTGCGGCCTCGTCACGTGCCCCCAGCGGCCGAGGAATAGGTCTGATCAATTTCTGTCCGCGTCTGCCTAGGCTGTGCGCCTGTCGATCACATTGGTGTCTGCACAAACCCAGGAGGAGGAAGGTGCACGCTGCAGGTCCTCGAATTTCGGGGTTCGTGGGGGTGGGGCGAGGGAGGGCAGAACCCAGCCCGGCCAGGAGCCGGTGCGGGTCTGATTTAGTGTCTAACCAGCCAGCTCTTTGGACGTGTGCCTGCAGCCTGTACCCGCGGCCAGCCCGAGGGAGCCTCGCTGCGTAGAGAAGCGTCATGCTCACACGTCCCCACAATCCTTTGCCCGCCCAGTGGCCAGCGGGttccctggggtgggggtggggaccgCTCCTGCCTGGGATCACCGCCAGAGGAAGACCCGGGATGGGGGTTAATGCCCTGTGATGAATTGTGCAGCTGTCCCATGCCTGGGGAGCATTTTTGTAGCCTGAATCTCTGACTTTTGGCTTCCTTTTTATGCAAGCCGGAACCACGGGAAGGTGGGAGTTTGTTTTTGCTTGCTTAGGACCCTGCAGGCGTTCCTTTCTCCCAGGCACTTCTGGCAGGAAATAGGCAGCTCTTGGTGTGAAGCTTGTCCTGTGGAGTGAAAGGGAGAGGGTGCAAGAGCACTTTGTGGAGAGAAGTTTGGGCCAAAGCAGAGAACATTGTCTACACCTCAGTTTAAGCCTGCTGGAGTGTGGTGTGGTCAGTTAACTGCGAGAGCCCATATGTGATTCCTGTTACCATCATATGTGAACCAACTAAAAAGGCCCACATGGTCATGATAAAGAAGTTCAATAacgtttttaaaaatgaaaaatgattttaaaaagtacagGAACATTTCTTTCTGAAATGTTCCTAACATCTGTCATTCCCCTCTTTTCCATTTCACAGAGACAGGGGTGTTATGGGACAGAAGTATTCAGTTTCTAATGAGCGCACCTCATGGGCCTCTCAAAAGAAGAGGAATAACCATGGCCTGGTTTGAGTGACTGAAGTTTCAGAAGGGAAGACATCATAGGGAAGGCAGAAGAATTCAAAGGGAATTGCCTCACTAGAGTTTAGGCTCCATGGGAAGAGGAGTTGTGGGCCATTTCTAGGCACTCCTGAAATTTTTTGTTGAATGAGCGAATGAGTATATGTGGGAGCTTTGTAGTAGACTTGACTTTAGTTAGCATCACAGATTTCCTCAACAATGCATTATTTTCAaggaggctgtgtgtgtgtgtgtgtgtgtgtgtgtgtgtacacgcgcGCGAGTGTTCATGCGTGTGCATACACAGAAGTAGAGAAAGAATCCAGTCATAACCTTGATA
This region of Callospermophilus lateralis isolate mCalLat2 chromosome 3, mCalLat2.hap1, whole genome shotgun sequence genomic DNA includes:
- the Ppp1r3d gene encoding protein phosphatase 1 regulatory subunit 3D, producing MSRGPGSTILPPALGFRKPAPRSLSCLSDLDRGAAPEPRPCRPPESPGRAPLAPAPTGCDPQLRPIILRRARSLPSSPERRPKASGAPGAACRPGCSRQLRVRFADALGLELAQVKVFNAGDDPSVPLHVLSRLAINSDLCCSSQDLEFTLRCLVPDFPPPVEAADFGERLQRQLVCLERVTCSDLGISGTVRVRNVAFEKQVAVRYTFSSWRNAHEAVARWRGPASSEGTEDVFAFGFPVPPFLLELGSRVHFALRYRVAGAEYWDNNDSRDYSLTCRNHALHMPRGECEESWIHFI